Proteins encoded within one genomic window of Pseudorasbora parva isolate DD20220531a chromosome 3, ASM2467924v1, whole genome shotgun sequence:
- the abhd17b gene encoding alpha/beta hydrolase domain-containing protein 17B — MNHLSLSELCCLFCCPPCPSRIASKLAFLPPEPTYTLMCDESGSRWTLHLSERADWQYSAREKDAIECFMTRTSRGNRIACMFVRCSPNARYTLLFSHGNAVDLGQMSSFYIGLGSRINCNVFSYDYSGYGASSGKPSEKNLYADVDAAWHALRTRYGIRPENVIIYGQSIGTVPSVDLASRYESAAVVLHSPLTSGMRVAFPDTKKTYCFDAFPNIDKICKVTSPVLVIHGTEDEVIDFSHGLALYERCQRPLEPLWVEGAGHNDVELYGQYLERLKQFVAHELVNL, encoded by the exons ATGAATCATCTGTCATTGAGTGAGCTGTGTTGCCTTTTCTGCTGTCCACCATGCCCGAGCAGAATAGCCTCCAAGCTGGCCTTCCTTCCTCCGGAGCCCACTTACACCCTCATGTGCGACGAGAGCGGCAGCCGCTGGACCCTCCACCTTTCAGAGCGTGCGGATTGGCAGTACTCTGCCCGGGAGAAGGACGCCATTGAGTGTTTCATGACCCGGACATCTAGGGGGAACCGAATCGCCTGTATGTTTGTGCGATGTTCTCCCAACGCTCGCTACACATTGTTGTTTTCCCATGGTAATGCTGTAGACTTGGGTCAGATGAGTAGCTTCTACATCGGCTTGGGCTCCCGCATCAACTGTAACGTGTTCTCTTATGACTACTCGGGTTACGGGGCAAGCTCAGGGAAGCCTTCAGAGAAGAATTTGTATGCTGACGTGGACGCTGCCTGGCATGCACTACGAACAAG GTACGGGATAAGGCCAGAGAATGTGATCATTTATGGCCAGAGCATCGGTACAGTCCCTTCGGTGGATCTGGCCTCTCGGTACGAGAGCGCTGCCGTCGTCCTCCACTCCCCTCTGACCTCAGGCATGCGGGTGGCTTTTCCTGACACAAAGAAGACGTACTGCTTTGATGCATTCCCCAA cATTGATAAAATCTGTAAAGTCACCTCTCCGGTGCTGGTGATCCACGGTACGGAGGACGAGGTGATTGATTTTTCCCATGGGCTGGCCCTCTACGAGCGCTGCCAGCGGCCCTTGGAGCCGCTCTGGGTGGAGGGTGCGGGACACAACGACGTAGAGCTGTATGGACAGTACCTGGAGCGCTTGAAACAGTTTGTGGCTCATGAACTTGTAAACTTATAA